Proteins encoded in a region of the Fusobacterium sp. IOR10 genome:
- a CDS encoding proline/glycine betaine ABC transporter permease, with protein sequence MNRLSIPLAEVVNKFFDKNIEHIAPITRGISKGLEHFINLMESVLLFVNPFVLIFSFALIIWLIVRNKKLSIFVIVSLLFIFSLDLWDETMSTLALVLTGTFVSLAIGMPLGIASALNDKIEKILRPVMDLMQTLPSFVYLIPAVMFFGLGKVAALVAILIFSMPPAVRLTSLGIRQVPADKIEAAQAFGATKWQILIGVQLPLATKTIMAGINQCIMMALSMSVIAAMIGSGGLGRGVLKAMQTVDIGMGIEAGLGIVVLAILLDRVTEQLSKRK encoded by the coding sequence ATGAATAGACTATCAATACCATTAGCAGAAGTGGTTAATAAATTTTTTGATAAAAATATAGAGCATATTGCTCCTATTACAAGGGGTATATCTAAGGGGTTAGAACATTTTATTAATTTAATGGAAAGCGTTTTATTGTTTGTAAATCCATTTGTTTTAATTTTTTCCTTTGCCCTAATAATATGGTTAATAGTAAGAAATAAAAAATTAAGTATCTTTGTAATAGTTTCTTTATTATTTATTTTTTCTTTGGATCTATGGGATGAAACAATGAGTACTTTAGCCCTTGTTCTTACAGGAACTTTTGTTTCCCTTGCAATAGGTATGCCACTAGGAATAGCTTCAGCTTTAAATGATAAAATAGAAAAAATATTAAGACCTGTAATGGATTTAATGCAAACTTTACCAAGTTTTGTATATTTGATTCCAGCAGTAATGTTTTTTGGACTAGGAAAAGTAGCAGCCCTTGTGGCAATATTAATTTTCTCAATGCCACCAGCTGTGAGACTAACAAGTTTAGGTATTAGACAAGTGCCAGCAGATAAAATAGAAGCAGCTCAAGCATTTGGAGCAACTAAATGGCAAATACTTATAGGTGTTCAACTACCTCTAGCAACTAAGACTATTATGGCAGGGATAAATCAATGTATAATGATGGCTTTATCAATGTCTGTAATTGCTGCTATGATTGGTTCTGGAGGACTTGGAAGAGGAGTTTTAAAGGCAATGCAAACAGTTGATATAGGTATGGGTATAGAAGCTGGTTTGGGAATAGTTGTACTAGCTATATTACTTGACAGAGTTACTGAACAACTATCAAAAAGAAAATAA
- a CDS encoding conjugal transfer protein, protein MNHSFNVELAKKYGIEEAILMENIAFWIKKNMTNNKNYINGEYWVYNSSKSFNELFPYMNCKKIQRALLKLEKLNVIKSDNFNKLPYDKTKWYAIVDPQVKRIYELNVSDDFF, encoded by the coding sequence ATGAATCATAGCTTTAATGTGGAACTGGCAAAAAAATATGGAATAGAGGAGGCAATTCTTATGGAAAATATTGCCTTCTGGATTAAAAAAAATATGACTAATAATAAAAACTATATAAATGGAGAATACTGGGTATACAATAGTTCAAAATCCTTTAATGAATTGTTCCCATATATGAATTGTAAAAAAATTCAAAGGGCCCTATTAAAATTGGAAAAATTAAATGTTATTAAATCAGATAACTTTAATAAACTTCCCTATGATAAGACCAAATGGTATGCAATTGTTGATCCTCAAGTGAAGAGAATCTATGAATTAAATGTAAGTGATGATTTTTTCTAA
- the cas6 gene encoding CRISPR-associated endoribonuclease Cas6, which produces MRYEVCFKLEKKEITNDYRRKFISYIKNILEKYDSKIKDKFYDNNQEKEFSFSVYFQGEKFTDEKIYLKSNDIKLFISIYSLEDSLYFTNAMLGSIHKKYLIADNQMEVIKIRSLQEKKITKEEVIFKTMSSIAIREKLTDKKSWYHDFDEKGLKVLKKNLINNLSDKFPEKYLKEINIYPYEIKRTVVKNYGIRFPVSLGVFKMEGNKEILNYLYKTGIGSKTSSGFGMVDILS; this is translated from the coding sequence ATGAGATATGAAGTATGTTTTAAATTGGAAAAAAAAGAAATAACAAATGATTATAGAAGAAAATTTATTTCTTATATCAAAAATATTTTAGAAAAATATGATAGTAAAATTAAAGATAAATTCTATGATAATAATCAAGAAAAGGAATTTTCTTTTTCAGTATATTTTCAAGGTGAAAAATTCACAGATGAGAAGATATATTTAAAAAGCAATGATATTAAATTATTTATATCAATTTATTCTTTGGAAGATTCACTATATTTTACAAATGCCATGCTTGGATCAATTCATAAAAAATATTTAATAGCAGACAATCAAATGGAAGTTATAAAAATAAGATCATTACAAGAAAAAAAGATAACAAAGGAAGAAGTTATTTTTAAAACAATGTCTTCAATTGCTATAAGGGAAAAATTAACTGATAAAAAGTCTTGGTATCATGACTTTGATGAAAAAGGGTTAAAAGTTTTGAAGAAAAACTTAATAAATAATTTATCTGATAAGTTTCCTGAAAAGTATTTAAAAGAAATAAATATTTATCCTTATGAAATCAAAAGAACTGTTGTAAAAAATTATGGGATAAGATTTCCAGTGTCCTTAGGAGTTTTTAAGATGGAAGGGAATAAGGAGATATTAAATTATTTGTATAAAACAGGAATTGGGAGCAAGACTAGCTCAGGCTTTGGAATGGTAGATATTTTAAGTTAA
- the cas8a1 gene encoding type I CRISPR-associated protein Cas8a1/Csx8 gives MIENLKNDFLRVKPSNWRWSATIVGLMKYFKNYNLESEVKVDNDFIEFDSKLIEDEKYLLFAEKHFKENMHHKKVEDLISIENPSEEVIKEVNEKLSKNAVSNTVMLKTFKGIKYNGNNSKEIQEVIDKNRLNLIKQTFKGGRALYYNFCNDNNLLKDTGKSCRIKGYSLDMGKKGKSVSYMGDQRTFVYEDSKLFDFIPFAFSLTREAFFINNNFSIKQLLESNKNDIFEKENNIKSDLFFKVKESSKYINYDVEIIRKDRENEYFDTIYLRKESIKRFEKINTITLEAISKSLKLEKYRGNVLNEAVNKDGYLNVQNIVVNCILNNLSLDDLIDVLLREENKNYIISHLININMGGKMNLEAKKVEQKKAIASAIGIKQKFVREGKKNKLRAYEQRFISAITLKDYDRVKELLLHISATTQQPLPFINVLFEDFEENKDIAYTFINALGEKKIDKNKGGNE, from the coding sequence ATGATTGAAAATTTAAAAAATGACTTTTTAAGAGTCAAACCTTCTAACTGGAGATGGAGTGCTACTATAGTAGGATTAATGAAATATTTTAAAAACTATAATTTAGAATCAGAAGTAAAAGTAGACAATGATTTTATAGAATTTGATTCAAAATTAATAGAAGATGAAAAATATTTACTCTTTGCTGAAAAACACTTTAAAGAAAATATGCATCATAAAAAAGTAGAAGATTTAATAAGCATTGAAAATCCTTCAGAAGAAGTCATAAAAGAAGTAAATGAAAAATTATCAAAAAATGCCGTAAGTAATACTGTTATGCTAAAAACTTTTAAAGGAATAAAATATAATGGGAATAATTCAAAGGAAATTCAAGAGGTAATAGATAAAAACAGATTAAACTTAATAAAACAAACCTTTAAAGGTGGAAGAGCTTTATATTATAATTTTTGCAATGATAATAATCTTTTAAAGGATACTGGTAAATCTTGTAGAATTAAAGGATATAGTTTAGATATGGGGAAAAAAGGAAAATCAGTTTCATATATGGGAGATCAAAGAACTTTTGTATATGAAGATTCTAAATTATTTGATTTTATTCCCTTTGCATTTTCTTTAACTAGAGAAGCTTTTTTTATAAATAATAACTTCTCTATAAAACAATTATTAGAATCTAATAAAAATGATATTTTTGAAAAGGAAAATAATATAAAAAGTGATTTGTTTTTTAAAGTAAAAGAATCTTCAAAATATATAAATTATGACGTTGAAATTATAAGAAAAGATAGAGAAAATGAATACTTTGACACTATTTATTTAAGAAAAGAATCTATTAAAAGATTTGAAAAAATAAACACAATTACTTTAGAGGCTATTTCAAAATCATTAAAACTTGAAAAATATAGAGGAAATGTATTAAATGAGGCTGTAAATAAAGATGGTTATTTAAATGTTCAAAATATAGTTGTTAACTGTATTTTGAATAATCTTAGTCTAGATGATTTGATAGATGTTTTATTAAGAGAAGAAAATAAAAATTATATTATAAGTCATTTAATAAATATTAATATGGGAGGGAAAATGAATTTAGAAGCTAAAAAAGTTGAACAAAAAAAAGCAATAGCTTCAGCTATTGGAATAAAGCAAAAATTTGTAAGAGAAGGAAAGAAAAATAAATTAAGAGCATATGAACAAAGATTTATATCAGCAATTACACTTAAAGATTATGATAGAGTGAAGGAATTATTACTACATATTTCAGCAACTACTCAACAACCACTTCCATTTATAAATGTTTTATTTGAAGATTTTGAGGAAAATAAAGACATAGCTTATACATTTATAAATGCTTTAGGAGAAAAGAAAATTGATAAAAATAAGGGAGGAAATGAATAA
- the cas7i gene encoding type I-B CRISPR-associated protein Cas7/Cst2/DevR produces MMKKSLTLTIVANMTSNYGESLGNVASVQKVFKKGNTYTIKSRESLKNAIMVQSGMYDDLQVTVDGATQKVVSEELNATNCRALEGGYMNTKVGKEGLTYIRNSSFYLTDAISCEPFVLENRFHNNLYLATTYAKAHGKNVQNDAKDVGLMPYNYEYDKSFKIYSLTIDLNKIGKDENFDSKEASKEEKVDRVISILEAVENLNLIVKGNLDNAEPLFAVGGLSDRMTHRFENVVNVSGGKLKITKDLKDKIAKGYKVALLEGENFENEMEIIKELNPESMTEFFDNLKADVKKYFEV; encoded by the coding sequence ATAATGAAAAAATCTTTGACATTAACAATTGTAGCAAATATGACATCTAATTATGGGGAATCTTTGGGAAATGTTGCTTCTGTACAAAAAGTATTTAAAAAAGGAAACACTTATACAATAAAAAGTAGAGAAAGTTTAAAAAATGCAATTATGGTGCAAAGTGGAATGTATGATGATTTACAAGTAACAGTTGACGGAGCTACTCAAAAAGTTGTAAGTGAAGAATTAAATGCAACTAATTGTAGAGCTTTAGAAGGTGGATATATGAATACTAAAGTTGGAAAAGAAGGACTTACATATATTAGAAACAGTTCTTTTTATTTAACAGATGCAATATCTTGTGAACCTTTTGTTTTAGAAAATAGATTTCATAATAACTTATATTTAGCAACTACTTATGCTAAAGCACATGGAAAAAATGTCCAAAATGATGCTAAAGATGTTGGATTAATGCCTTACAATTATGAATACGATAAAAGTTTCAAAATTTATTCTTTGACAATAGATTTAAATAAAATAGGAAAAGATGAAAATTTTGATAGTAAAGAAGCTAGTAAAGAAGAAAAAGTAGATAGAGTTATTTCCATTTTAGAAGCTGTTGAAAATTTAAATCTAATAGTGAAGGGAAATTTAGACAATGCAGAACCTTTGTTTGCAGTTGGTGGTCTTAGTGATAGAATGACTCATAGATTTGAAAATGTAGTAAATGTTTCTGGAGGGAAATTAAAAATAACTAAGGATTTAAAAGATAAAATTGCTAAAGGATATAAGGTTGCTCTTTTAGAAGGAGAAAATTTTGAAAATGAAATGGAGATTATAAAAGAATTAAATCCTGAAAGCATGACAGAATTTTTTGATAATTTAAAAGCAGATGTGAAAAAATATTTCGAGGTATAA
- the cas5 gene encoding CRISPR-associated protein Cas5, which translates to MKAIRLVLTQNKAHYRKEETITNKMTYPLPPISTLIGAIHNACGYRKYHEMDLSIQGEYESMGKEAYTDHCFLNSVMDDRGILVKSRNGDLQSKAFEKVAKALKSTGNSFRKRKTIQVLNEGLFEEYINLKNLNDEIGKYKKLKIDRFSKLAKIRKNSLKEKKKIFDKESQEFKLISHREEEIKKLEKLIKKKLDKYIHEKYTKEISKYQSLTTSIKYYEVLYGVKLIIHIKTDEKTLKDIYENIYNLRSIGRSEDFVEVKECELIELNEELPEKIFSKFKGNFIGKIKNSSYLLYDEITSGNLILKSSEDGTDINGTKYYLNKDYKIKNNQRIFNKVKVIYTSNYTIDKKSKNVYYDKIDGEDYLVNFL; encoded by the coding sequence ATGAAAGCTATAAGATTAGTACTAACTCAAAATAAAGCTCATTATAGAAAAGAGGAAACAATTACTAATAAAATGACATATCCATTACCACCAATTTCCACTCTAATTGGAGCAATTCACAATGCTTGTGGATATAGAAAATATCATGAAATGGATTTGTCTATACAGGGAGAATATGAATCTATGGGGAAAGAAGCATATACAGATCATTGTTTTTTAAATTCTGTAATGGATGATAGGGGAATATTAGTTAAATCTAGAAATGGAGATTTGCAATCAAAAGCTTTCGAAAAAGTAGCAAAAGCTCTGAAAAGTACAGGAAATAGTTTTAGAAAAAGAAAAACAATTCAAGTATTAAATGAAGGACTTTTTGAAGAATATATTAACCTAAAAAACTTAAATGATGAAATAGGAAAATATAAAAAATTAAAAATTGATAGATTTTCAAAGCTAGCAAAAATCAGAAAAAATTCTTTAAAGGAAAAAAAGAAAATTTTTGATAAAGAATCACAAGAATTTAAACTAATAAGTCACAGAGAAGAGGAAATAAAAAAATTAGAAAAGTTAATCAAGAAAAAATTAGATAAATATATTCATGAAAAATATACAAAGGAAATTTCAAAATATCAATCTCTTACTACATCTATTAAATATTATGAAGTTTTATATGGAGTAAAATTAATTATTCATATAAAAACAGATGAAAAAACATTGAAAGATATTTATGAAAATATATATAATTTAAGATCAATTGGTAGAAGCGAAGATTTTGTAGAAGTTAAAGAATGTGAGTTAATAGAGTTAAATGAAGAGCTACCAGAGAAAATTTTCAGTAAATTTAAAGGGAATTTTATAGGGAAGATAAAAAATTCATCATATTTACTATATGATGAGATTACAAGTGGAAATTTAATATTAAAATCATCTGAAGATGGAACAGATATAAATGGAACTAAATATTACTTAAACAAAGATTATAAGATAAAAAACAATCAAAGAATTTTTAATAAAGTAAAAGTAATATATACATCTAATTATACAATAGATAAAAAATCTAAAAATGTATATTATGACAAAATTGACGGGGAAGATTATTTAGTTAACTTTTTATAG
- the cas3 gene encoding CRISPR-associated helicase Cas3' — translation MDLNKYLAKPEKTIREHTDDLHNNFKILESYYSIPKKISELVEQAIEYHDYGKVNKYFQERVKSKTKHFDLEVEIAHNLLSLFFINRDKIENEDFYKIAYAVMNHHQKYDPYKKFSALDDNILENNLDGFFDFCNEIGDREIENIKEERNNLEAQLVKGFLQKCDYSASGGYVIEYPNDFLNKSLKNLGYKWRELQEYAIENRNENIIMIANTGIGKTEAGLLWIGDNKGFFILPLRTAINAMYDRIKENIIKEKIDERLSLLHSDTMSVYMDESVVEEDKVREYYNKGKNLSMPLTISTLDQIFDFVYKYKGFELKLATLSYSKIVIDEIQAYSPDLIAYIVSALEMINKANGKFAIITATLFPFIKDLIEENIGKIQYKSFIKGEDRHHIKAIDRRINSEDIKNFYNNNHGKILVVCNTIKEAQNIYKELVEDNLNVKLLHSKFTKEDRLNKEKEILEFGKTENTNNGIWVSTSLVEASLDIDFDYLFTELNDISGFFQRLGRVNRKGIKKEMLVSPNVFVYLSINNNLFINGERGFIDPDIFSMSKNILLNFSGILSEEKKASIIEENFTSENLKNSKFIERYLQVKKYIDSLYVNEMELPDVKKYFRNIISFKIIPKEVYKENEDEILENEKLLKERYKYNSKISKDENNKERNLFRVRQQRIKNEIDKYTISVGIYDLNSTGIVVNTNFEKIQVIDCNYDGKIGFIRKKKEKSRDQVIF, via the coding sequence ATGGATTTAAATAAATACTTAGCAAAACCAGAAAAAACAATAAGAGAACATACTGATGATTTACATAATAATTTTAAGATTTTAGAATCTTATTATTCTATTCCTAAAAAAATAAGTGAATTAGTAGAACAAGCTATAGAATATCATGACTATGGTAAGGTAAATAAATATTTTCAAGAAAGAGTAAAGAGTAAAACTAAACATTTTGATTTAGAAGTGGAGATAGCACATAATCTGCTATCTCTATTTTTTATAAATAGAGATAAAATAGAGAATGAAGATTTTTATAAGATTGCATATGCGGTTATGAACCATCATCAAAAGTATGATCCTTATAAAAAATTTAGTGCTCTTGATGACAATATTTTAGAAAATAATTTAGATGGTTTCTTTGATTTTTGCAACGAGATTGGAGATAGAGAAATTGAAAATATTAAAGAAGAAAGGAATAATTTAGAAGCTCAGCTTGTAAAAGGATTTTTACAGAAATGCGACTACTCTGCATCTGGGGGATACGTAATAGAATATCCAAACGATTTTTTAAATAAAAGTTTAAAGAATTTAGGATATAAATGGAGAGAATTGCAAGAGTATGCTATAGAAAATAGAAATGAGAATATAATAATGATTGCTAACACAGGAATTGGGAAAACAGAAGCAGGATTGCTTTGGATAGGGGATAATAAGGGTTTTTTTATATTACCTTTGAGAACAGCTATAAATGCCATGTATGATAGGATCAAAGAAAATATTATAAAAGAAAAAATAGATGAAAGATTATCCTTATTACATTCAGATACAATGTCAGTATATATGGATGAATCTGTTGTGGAAGAAGATAAAGTTAGGGAATATTATAATAAGGGTAAAAATTTATCAATGCCTTTAACTATTTCAACTCTTGATCAAATATTTGATTTTGTTTATAAATATAAAGGATTTGAATTGAAACTTGCAACTTTAAGTTATTCTAAAATTGTAATAGATGAAATTCAAGCTTACTCTCCAGATTTGATAGCGTATATTGTAAGTGCTCTTGAAATGATTAATAAAGCTAATGGTAAATTTGCAATTATTACAGCAACTTTATTTCCATTTATTAAAGATTTAATAGAGGAAAACATTGGGAAAATCCAATATAAAAGCTTTATTAAGGGTGAAGATAGGCATCATATAAAAGCTATTGACAGGAGAATAAATTCTGAAGATATTAAAAATTTTTATAATAATAATCATGGAAAAATATTAGTTGTATGTAATACAATAAAAGAAGCTCAAAATATTTATAAGGAATTAGTTGAAGATAATTTAAATGTAAAATTATTGCATTCAAAATTTACAAAGGAGGATAGATTAAATAAAGAAAAAGAAATTTTAGAATTTGGGAAAACAGAAAATACAAATAATGGAATATGGGTATCTACTTCTTTGGTGGAAGCTAGTTTAGATATTGACTTTGATTACCTATTTACAGAATTAAATGATATTAGTGGATTTTTTCAAAGATTAGGAAGAGTTAATAGAAAGGGAATAAAAAAAGAAATGTTAGTTTCTCCAAATGTATTTGTATATTTATCTATAAATAATAATTTATTTATTAATGGAGAAAGAGGCTTTATAGATCCTGATATATTTAGTATGTCTAAAAATATTCTTTTAAATTTTTCAGGAATATTAAGTGAAGAAAAAAAAGCTAGTATAATTGAAGAAAATTTCACATCTGAAAATTTAAAAAATTCTAAATTTATAGAAAGGTATTTACAAGTAAAAAAATATATAGATTCTTTATATGTAAATGAAATGGAGTTACCTGATGTTAAAAAATATTTTAGGAACATTATTTCATTTAAAATTATCCCAAAAGAGGTTTATAAAGAGAATGAAGATGAAATATTAGAAAATGAGAAGTTATTAAAAGAAAGATATAAATATAATTCTAAAATTAGTAAAGATGAAAACAATAAAGAAAGAAACTTATTTAGAGTAAGACAACAAAGAATAAAAAATGAAATAGATAAATATACTATTTCTGTAGGAATATATGATTTAAATAGTACAGGAATAGTGGTAAATACAAATTTTGAAAAAATTCAAGTAATTGATTGCAATTATGATGGAAAGATAGGCTTTATTAGAAAAAAGAAAGAAAAAAGTAGAGATCAAGTTATTTTCTAA
- the cas4 gene encoding CRISPR-associated protein Cas4: MRITGIMFYYYFVCPRKLWHFSKGISLEDENENVMLGRLLDESSFGREKKHIMIDNTVNVDFIRDWKILHEIKKSKSIEEASIWQVKYYLYFLKKRGIEIEKGILDYPKIKEREEIFLLKKDEEKVEDILKEIEKIVNMEKVPEKINSKICKKCAYYEYCYI, encoded by the coding sequence ATGAGGATAACTGGAATAATGTTTTATTATTATTTTGTATGTCCTAGAAAATTATGGCATTTTAGTAAAGGAATTTCCCTTGAAGATGAAAATGAAAATGTTATGTTAGGTAGATTATTAGATGAGTCTTCTTTTGGCAGAGAGAAAAAGCATATTATGATAGATAATACAGTTAATGTTGATTTTATAAGAGACTGGAAGATATTACATGAAATTAAGAAAAGTAAAAGTATCGAAGAGGCATCAATTTGGCAAGTTAAATATTATTTATATTTTTTGAAAAAAAGAGGAATAGAAATTGAAAAAGGAATATTGGATTATCCTAAGATAAAAGAGAGAGAAGAAATATTTCTATTAAAAAAAGATGAAGAAAAAGTAGAAGATATATTAAAAGAAATAGAAAAAATAGTTAATATGGAGAAAGTTCCTGAAAAAATAAATTCAAAAATTTGTAAAAAATGTGCTTATTACGAGTATTGCTATATCTAG